The Bacteroidia bacterium sequence GATGACGGAACCAGTCCTTACAGCGTTGGCGTCTCCGGTATGATTACGCTGGAAACCAACACCTCTGATGAAATAAAAGGTACTTTCCAGGGCGAGATTGCTTCTCATTTTGCAGACGACACGCTGACGATTGATAACGGGGTTTTGCTTTATTCGCGGTAACGCGCTTTTGCAGGGATTGTACAGTTTACCATAAAATCAGAACCGGCACCCAAGCTCATCTTAAAAATTAAGGAGTTTGACGTAGCCGGTTTTTTTATTTCCCATGATGCATGGTTGGCGATCTACCGCAATTCAGCTACCTGGATTTCTTGTGTTTTTGTTGAATGAAGTAAAGTAGCCGTTGTGCGCCATATTTCCTATTATTTTATTCCTTATGGATGATTAATAGTCTTTCAACATTATGTTTGTAATCCAAACAATTTAAACTTAGATATGAAAACGATCTTTCCTTTTCGCCTGCAATGGCCGCTGGTATTGTTTCTCGCCTTTTGTGTTACACTACTCTCCTGCGCTAAAGAGGAGGACGATGATCCCGAACCTAAGCGGAATAGCAATTTATCTGTAACCATAGACGGAGAACATTGGGAAGCCCCGGGAGTTGTGGCAACCACGTCCGGATATAAGCAGATGTATGCTCAGAAATCATCCGATGGAACCAGTTTTCAGGTGATCTTTCCTGAAGATGGCACCGGCACTTTCGATTTGGTGGATGATGATGTTATGTTATCTTATGTTGACGGCAACGATTCTTACAGCTTCCCAATATCAGGCAGCATCATAGTGGACGTGAACACCTCCACATCATTGAAGGGCACCTTCCATGGCGAGATCACTGATCTTTTTGACGAGGATACTGTAATCATTCAGAATGGGGTGTTTATCTATGAGAGGTAGGGTTTAATATCCGGGAAGCAGTTCCCGTTGGCGCGCGTTTAGCGATAGCGTAACGCGTGCCTTGGCGCTCTTCCAAGCCCCAATCCTATTCTACTCTATTAATTTTACCTTCAGCAAAACTTTCATACCAGCGCGCAAACTGAAGGTATGCATAGCTTTGGGCATTTATGAAAGATTACATGAATGCCAATGAGATGGCCCGGACAGACATAATACTGTTCTGTCATTCCCGCGAAGGCGGGAATCTTCTGCATTGCGGAAACTTATGCAGAAAGAGCAACAGCAGGCACCCGCGCAGGAGATTCCGGACATTTCGTGAAAAACGAAATTCCGGAATGACAATAAGCGTGAAATAATTTAATTGAATTTTGCCTTTTATTACCAGTCCAATACCTCTGCAATTTTCTTAGTCTGAAGCTTGAAATCTTGGCCCGCCCGCATTACGCTTCGCTAAATGCGCGCTAACTTTTAGGATGGCCAGGGCTGATCAGCCGCTTCCTGAAAACGCACGATTCCGGTTGCATTTTATCTATTTTTACCGCTGCAAAAGCGCAGCATGAAGGAATCAGCTTTTATAAATCAGAACAAGGAGAAATGGCAGAGTTTTGAGGA is a genomic window containing:
- a CDS encoding DUF6252 family protein; translation: MKTIFPFRLQWPLVLFLAFCVTLLSCAKEEDDDPEPKRNSNLSVTIDGEHWEAPGVVATTSGYKQMYAQKSSDGTSFQVIFPEDGTGTFDLVDDDVMLSYVDGNDSYSFPISGSIIVDVNTSTSLKGTFHGEITDLFDEDTVIIQNGVFIYER